Proteins from one Embleya scabrispora genomic window:
- a CDS encoding DUF11 domain-containing protein encodes MMRAKTRAGRALAAVAIGATVAVGANTAAVGTAAATPAPRYRPHPVAPAHAGDSSADSYETWYTSSTKTWSGGSYTGPNGWTWWSSTRDFAPSVRTALDDAMADLRARLDGLRATLALPLQGSLTDPMSRFTGSPSVAPESTRSPLPILPAEPPVPPSSPIDPTAPPKLELRRAADPAQAKPGDRITHTVTVRNDGGTEANSAIVRNSLPAGVKSVESKPSQGEFDSATGVWKTGRIKPGAEVSLILVLTVPEGAAGSEMTARSSFVSAPGAEPVIRNACTDDATAACASTRVADSRTR; translated from the coding sequence ATGATGCGAGCGAAAACCCGAGCGGGACGTGCCCTCGCGGCGGTCGCCATCGGGGCGACCGTCGCGGTGGGCGCGAACACGGCCGCGGTCGGTACGGCGGCCGCGACCCCCGCGCCGCGATACCGGCCGCATCCCGTCGCGCCCGCCCACGCCGGCGACTCCTCCGCCGATTCCTACGAGACCTGGTACACGAGTTCGACCAAGACTTGGTCGGGAGGTTCCTACACGGGCCCCAACGGCTGGACATGGTGGTCCTCCACACGCGATTTCGCCCCCTCGGTCCGAACCGCCCTCGACGACGCCATGGCCGACCTGCGGGCCCGGCTCGACGGCCTGCGGGCGACACTCGCCCTACCGCTCCAGGGCTCGCTCACCGATCCGATGAGCCGGTTTACGGGCTCGCCGAGCGTGGCGCCGGAGTCCACCCGATCGCCGCTGCCGATCCTCCCGGCCGAGCCGCCCGTCCCACCGTCGTCGCCGATCGACCCCACCGCGCCGCCGAAACTCGAACTGCGCCGCGCGGCCGACCCGGCGCAGGCCAAGCCCGGCGACCGGATCACCCACACGGTGACCGTGCGAAACGACGGCGGCACCGAGGCGAACTCGGCGATCGTGCGCAACTCGTTGCCGGCGGGCGTGAAATCGGTCGAATCCAAGCCCTCGCAGGGTGAATTCGACAGCGCCACCGGAGTGTGGAAGACCGGTCGGATCAAGCCCGGCGCCGAGGTTTCGCTGATTCTCGTGCTCACCGTGCCGGAAGGCGCGGCCGGATCCGAGATGACCGCGAGGTCGAGTTTCGTCAGCGCGCCCGGTGCCGAGCCGGTGATCCGCAACGCGTGTACCGACGACGCCACGGCGGCCTGTGCGAGCACGCGCGTGGCCGATTCCCGGACACGGTAA
- a CDS encoding M23 family metallopeptidase: MRAAAAGTVTSAGSAGAFGNRIVPTHPDGTRTWSCHQSRFAKTSGPAAAGEVIGYVGTTGNSTGPHLHFEVHPGGGSAVDPNTWLTGRGVKP; the protein is encoded by the coding sequence ATCCGCGCCGCCGCGGCCGGGACGGTAACCTCCGCCGGCTCGGCCGGCGCCTTCGGCAACCGCATCGTGCCCACCCACCCCGACGGCACCCGGACCTGGTCTTGCCACCAGTCGCGGTTCGCCAAGACCTCCGGCCCGGCGGCCGCCGGCGAGGTGATCGGCTACGTGGGCACGACCGGCAACTCGACCGGCCCGCACCTGCACTTCGAGGTGCACCCCGGCGGCGGCTCGGCCGTGGACCCGAACACGTGGCTGACCGGCCGGGGCGTCAAGCCCTGA
- a CDS encoding amino-acid N-acetyltransferase — translation MEVTIRRARTSDVRAIRRLVDGYVGLRILLDKPTVTLFEDVQEFWVAERDDDSEVVACGALHVMWEDLAEVRTLAVDPVCTGHGVGHLLLSKLLETARWLGVRRIFCLTFEVDFFAKHGFVEIEETPIDGDVYSELMRSYDEGVAEFLDLERVKPNTLGNTRMLLHLWQ, via the coding sequence ATGGAAGTGACGATCCGACGTGCCAGAACGTCCGATGTGCGGGCCATTCGGCGCCTTGTGGATGGGTACGTGGGGCTACGCATCCTTCTCGACAAACCCACGGTCACCCTCTTCGAAGACGTGCAGGAGTTTTGGGTCGCCGAGCGGGACGACGACAGCGAGGTGGTCGCCTGCGGAGCCCTGCACGTGATGTGGGAAGACCTCGCCGAGGTGCGCACTCTCGCGGTGGATCCGGTGTGCACCGGCCACGGGGTGGGCCACCTCTTGCTCAGCAAACTTCTGGAGACCGCGCGTTGGCTCGGCGTTCGACGGATATTCTGCTTGACCTTCGAGGTCGACTTCTTCGCGAAGCACGGCTTCGTCGAGATCGAGGAGACACCGATCGACGGCGATGTCTACAGTGAACTGATGCGTTCGTACGACGAGGGCGTCGCCGAGTTTCTGGATCTGGAACGCGTCAAACCCAACACCCTTGGCAACACGCGGATGCTGCTCCATCTCTGGCAGTGA
- a CDS encoding histone-like nucleoid-structuring protein Lsr2: MAQKVQILLVDDLDGGKADETVTFALDGVSYEIDLSATHAEQLRAALTAYVDAGRKTGGRVAARRGVRQVVKGGAASGDTAKIRAWAKENGYDVSERGRVPGNIRDAYEKAHA; the protein is encoded by the coding sequence GTGGCACAGAAGGTCCAGATTCTTCTCGTTGACGACCTCGACGGCGGCAAGGCCGATGAGACGGTGACGTTCGCGCTCGACGGTGTCTCCTACGAGATCGACCTGAGCGCCACGCACGCAGAGCAGCTTCGCGCGGCGCTGACGGCCTACGTCGACGCCGGCCGCAAGACCGGTGGCCGGGTCGCCGCCCGTCGCGGCGTTCGCCAGGTGGTCAAGGGCGGTGCCGCCTCGGGCGACACCGCCAAGATCCGCGCCTGGGCCAAGGAGAACGGCTACGACGTGAGTGAGCGCGGTCGTGTGCCGGGCAACATCCGCGACGCCTACGAGAAGGCCCACGCCTGA
- a CDS encoding BlaI/MecI/CopY family transcriptional regulator — translation MLRIWRRNSPASVREVQEALLPDRELAYTTVMTVLDKLFRKGLPRRRLAGRAYLYEAVHSRDAHTAELMRADWISGGSRAGAWCTSSRA, via the coding sequence ATGCTCCGGATTTGGCGGCGCAACAGCCCCGCGTCGGTGCGCGAGGTGCAGGAGGCGCTGCTGCCCGATCGAGAACTCGCATATACGACCGTGATGACCGTGCTCGACAAGTTGTTCCGCAAGGGCCTGCCGCGCCGCCGGTTGGCCGGCAGGGCCTATCTCTACGAAGCGGTGCACTCGCGCGACGCCCATACCGCCGAGTTGATGCGCGCCGACTGGATCTCCGGCGGGAGTCGAGCGGGCGCCTGGTGCACTTCGTCGAGGGCATGA
- a CDS encoding SCO3374 family protein, producing MAATLVFASRSTPVVPGPLDEALWYARALGWPAAPGTVERADPVTAATTDPRLLSAYWANAPRAAVRLAAGVRFDVLDVPGAAGAWALDRVERQGLPVGPVAATGTGRTQFFVAPGVAGDLPALLDWLDWADLDLDLRAYGEGDTVAAPSPWPATWRSPWPRSWEHARWVRPPVDPGRMPPVDALAASAALLHVDVRFPDVTRLIGTLAHACQHVRLFPRPRVREPRLLTLHRPGAA from the coding sequence ATGGCAGCCACGCTTGTTTTCGCGTCCCGTTCGACGCCCGTCGTACCCGGTCCGCTGGACGAGGCCCTGTGGTATGCGCGGGCCCTGGGCTGGCCCGCGGCTCCCGGGACGGTCGAGCGGGCGGACCCGGTCACGGCCGCGACCACCGATCCGCGGCTGCTCTCGGCGTATTGGGCAAACGCGCCGCGGGCCGCCGTGCGGCTGGCCGCGGGCGTGCGGTTCGACGTCCTGGACGTACCCGGCGCGGCCGGGGCATGGGCGCTGGACCGGGTCGAACGCCAGGGGCTGCCGGTCGGGCCGGTGGCGGCGACCGGCACCGGTCGCACGCAGTTCTTCGTCGCCCCCGGCGTGGCGGGCGACCTGCCCGCGCTCCTGGACTGGCTGGACTGGGCCGATCTGGACCTGGACCTGCGCGCGTACGGCGAGGGCGACACGGTGGCCGCGCCGTCCCCGTGGCCGGCCACGTGGCGCTCGCCCTGGCCCCGGTCGTGGGAGCACGCACGCTGGGTGCGGCCCCCGGTCGACCCCGGCCGGATGCCCCCGGTAGACGCCCTCGCGGCGTCCGCCGCGCTTTTGCACGTGGACGTGCGCTTCCCCGACGTCACCCGGCTGATCGGCACGCTGGCGCACGCCTGCCAGCACGTACGGCTGTTTCCACGGCCGCGGGTGCGCGAGCCGAGGCTGCTGACGCTCCACCGTCCCGGCGCCGCCTGA